The Parabacteroides sp. AD58 genome includes a window with the following:
- a CDS encoding AAA family ATPase: MDKKRIYFPDLTIEGFKSIDHLYIDSLSSINLIAGDNNVGKSTVLEALYALATGGEMGALLQMGCNRMNIQNPMGESFVVDKEKLLLTFFKDWQFKLGKDLIIKAGTDQALQMKLVYVLESKEKAGNAVVNKMEILDQPLENAQGGDTLERGILFTSNNNTFFSAFSTGSGMGDEFVYPKQVNFIHTSLSSKSYNLRLWDNIALTGLERHVIEALRVIDPLVENLAFLEESVLKGGRGASDRVPYITLKNRPDRYPLSIMGDGMNRILSIILGIVNSKGGICLIDEIENGIYYRRQPELWRIICLLVKELDVQLFATTHSLDCIRSFSSVAHEVDAQLIRLEKRKSEFAAVNYKSGELQIALENDIELR; this comes from the coding sequence ATGGATAAAAAGCGCATCTACTTTCCTGATCTGACAATAGAAGGCTTTAAGTCGATCGATCATCTGTATATAGATTCTCTTTCCTCTATTAATTTGATTGCCGGTGATAACAATGTGGGTAAATCGACGGTTCTGGAAGCGTTATATGCACTTGCAACCGGAGGAGAGATGGGCGCTTTGCTCCAAATGGGATGTAATCGGATGAATATTCAGAATCCGATGGGTGAATCTTTTGTCGTGGACAAGGAGAAGTTGCTTTTGACTTTTTTCAAAGACTGGCAATTTAAGTTGGGTAAAGATTTGATCATTAAGGCAGGAACAGATCAGGCATTACAAATGAAATTGGTATATGTGCTGGAATCAAAAGAAAAAGCAGGTAATGCCGTCGTTAATAAAATGGAAATTCTGGATCAGCCTTTAGAGAATGCCCAAGGAGGTGATACGTTGGAAAGAGGTATCCTGTTTACTTCAAATAATAATACATTCTTTTCTGCTTTCAGTACGGGTTCGGGTATGGGGGATGAATTTGTTTATCCGAAGCAGGTTAACTTTATTCATACGTCTTTGTCTTCTAAAAGTTATAATTTGCGATTATGGGACAATATCGCTTTGACCGGACTGGAAAGACATGTTATAGAAGCCCTGAGGGTTATTGATCCCCTTGTTGAAAACCTGGCGTTTTTGGAAGAGTCTGTTCTGAAAGGGGGAAGAGGTGCTTCAGACAGAGTGCCCTATATTACCTTAAAAAATAGACCGGACAGATATCCGCTGAGTATTATGGGGGATGGTATGAACCGTATCCTGTCTATTATATTAGGTATTGTCAATTCAAAAGGAGGCATTTGCCTGATTGATGAAATAGAAAATGGTATTTACTATCGGCGTCAGCCGGAATTGTGGAGAATAATATGCCTGCTGGTAAAAGAATTGGATGTGCAGCTTTTCGCCACGACGCATAGTCTGGATTGCATCAGGAGCTTTTCCTCGGTTGCTCATGAAGTAGATGCTCAGTTGATTCGTCTGGAAAAGAGAAAATCAGAGTTCGCTGCAGTGAACTATAAATCGGGAGAGTTACAAATAGCCTTAGAAAATGATATAGAATTACGTTAA
- a CDS encoding DUF3226 domain-containing protein produces the protein MKKNKPFRLLVEGINDLHVVCNLANRLSLLETFEVEDIGSYQQILKVLPVLLKSTNNLQRLGIVVDADENLKGHWEAIRHILLDSQLYSSVPEELPKEGLVAHPDDPAYIIFGLWIMPDNNLNGMLEDFVTFMIPEKNDDVLLRKTDDVLKELEENHWNKYKSVHHAKARIHTWLSWQDEPGTPMGTAITKQTLSTDGELCQKFIAWLNNLFECIPLPH, from the coding sequence ATGAAAAAGAATAAGCCATTCCGATTATTGGTCGAAGGGATAAATGACTTACATGTCGTATGTAACTTGGCTAATCGCTTAAGTTTGTTGGAAACATTCGAGGTGGAGGATATAGGTTCCTATCAGCAGATTTTGAAAGTCTTACCCGTGCTATTGAAAAGTACGAATAATCTGCAACGGCTGGGTATTGTGGTGGATGCTGATGAGAATCTGAAAGGACATTGGGAGGCTATACGGCATATTTTACTTGACAGCCAGTTGTATTCTTCTGTCCCGGAAGAACTGCCGAAAGAAGGTCTGGTGGCGCATCCGGATGATCCGGCTTATATAATTTTCGGGCTTTGGATAATGCCGGACAATAATTTGAATGGAATGTTAGAGGACTTTGTTACTTTTATGATTCCGGAAAAGAATGATGATGTTTTGTTGAGAAAAACAGATGATGTATTAAAAGAACTGGAAGAGAATCATTGGAATAAATATAAAAGTGTGCATCATGCAAAGGCCAGAATTCATACTTGGTTGTCATGGCAGGATGAACCGGGAACACCCATGGGAACAGCTATTACGAAACAAACCTTATCTACAGATGGAGAATTATGCCAGAAGTTCATAGCTTGGTTGAATAATCTATTTGAATGTATACCTCTTCCTCATTAG
- a CDS encoding DUF4248 domain-containing protein, translating into MTYNNENGTIRPRTFSNMELGCLYCPHLTPAMASRRLKEWIIYNPTLVEMLKESGWNPRNRIYTPHQVACIFKILGEP; encoded by the coding sequence ATGACATACAACAATGAAAATGGGACCATACGGCCCCGCACCTTTTCCAATATGGAATTAGGATGCCTGTACTGCCCGCACCTGACGCCGGCGATGGCATCCCGTCGGTTAAAAGAGTGGATTATCTATAATCCCACCCTGGTAGAGATGCTGAAAGAATCGGGCTGGAACCCGCGGAACCGGATTTATACCCCGCATCAGGTAGCCTGTATCTTCAAGATCTTGGGTGAACCGTAA
- a CDS encoding CHC2 zinc finger domain-containing protein → MNTNELKQRIPIEEEIGRYVALTRQGRHYTGLCPFHNDHHPSLAVNPERGTFCCFACGERGDVIRFRMLIERISFREAVSRLEEEWKDRKEKRTVVLPPPPSSSAPAAPAVRPLPDLQAFERILMPYLPDDTRLTDTWLRFGVSQAPHLVPDAWKAYSNRIIFPLHDEEGHLIGFAGRRQRDDTDQPKYINPSNSSRFQKSEWLYGLYQAKEAIRQTGFVYVVEGYKDLLAMHASGVTNSVAIGGTSLCEGQLRRLQAYTHEVRLMLDGDEAGEKGMERAAAMIRQAGMLCHLFRLPKGEDPDSMFRLMGPTDWITWLRYQWEELYPDPGERLAYRIQKGILLLANEHDPERRQYLLGLLQQRWKETFLNGELKSEN, encoded by the coding sequence ATGAACACAAACGAACTGAAACAACGGATTCCCATTGAGGAAGAAATCGGGCGCTACGTGGCCCTCACCCGACAAGGACGTCATTATACCGGACTCTGTCCGTTTCACAACGACCATCACCCGTCGCTGGCTGTCAACCCCGAGCGGGGCACCTTCTGCTGCTTTGCCTGTGGAGAACGGGGCGACGTGATCCGTTTCCGGATGCTGATCGAACGGATCAGCTTCCGCGAAGCGGTCAGCCGCCTGGAAGAAGAATGGAAAGACAGAAAGGAGAAACGGACGGTGGTCCTCCCGCCCCCGCCATCCTCGTCGGCACCCGCGGCACCGGCGGTCCGCCCCCTACCCGACCTGCAGGCTTTCGAACGGATACTCATGCCCTATCTGCCCGACGACACCCGTCTGACGGATACCTGGCTACGCTTCGGTGTCTCCCAGGCCCCGCACTTAGTGCCCGATGCCTGGAAGGCATACAGTAACCGGATCATCTTCCCCCTGCACGACGAAGAAGGGCACCTGATCGGGTTCGCCGGACGACGGCAACGAGACGACACCGACCAGCCGAAGTACATCAACCCGTCCAACAGCAGCCGCTTCCAGAAGAGCGAATGGCTGTACGGACTGTACCAGGCCAAGGAGGCGATCCGCCAGACGGGGTTTGTCTACGTGGTAGAAGGATACAAGGACCTGCTGGCCATGCACGCGTCAGGAGTGACCAACAGTGTGGCAATCGGAGGCACGAGCCTGTGCGAAGGACAGCTCCGCCGCCTGCAGGCCTACACCCACGAAGTCCGTCTGATGCTCGACGGCGACGAGGCAGGCGAGAAAGGCATGGAGCGGGCAGCAGCCATGATCCGTCAGGCCGGTATGCTATGCCACCTCTTCCGCCTCCCCAAGGGTGAAGATCCGGATTCGATGTTCCGCCTCATGGGCCCCACCGACTGGATCACCTGGCTGCGTTATCAGTGGGAAGAGCTATATCCCGACCCGGGGGAACGCCTCGCCTACCGTATCCAGAAAGGGATTCTCCTGCTCGCCAACGAGCATGACCCCGAACGCCGCCAATATCTTTTAGGGCTTTTGCAGCAAAGGTGGAAGGAAACCTTCTTAAATGGAGAATTGAAAAGTGAGAATTGA
- a CDS encoding replicative DNA helicase: MAIEIEKVLICSLLVSGKAMDTGVAELRPEMFENPDLGFVFQCIREVYNRGIQPDFMMIELEMRKTDEERFTRLNGLSFLLDYVRNIRYEANTETYIAEIRRRFQLRALKSLFEQMSLKAADASAQPEQITDALEQQLARFYEQSLTDEPLKPLEELAVEAVEWQRLRRSGDGRVIQIASGLEEFDYVTGGFHKGELTILGGRPSDGKTAVALQMALNIARQGHPVCFFSLEMSSLQILNRVLTGMTGINPDCLRVELPTDREMAELERAVGLLKGLPFYLDYTAGSSLDAIRTKAMMQRRKGKCAMIVIDYLHLLGGAVGKGETTEQVVSRHVQGLKRLALQLDCPILALSQMNRACETRTERGGIPIMSDLRDSGTIEQIADCVTFVHRPERHGILEDEKGNSLKGVGRLYVLKNRNGATGLARFRYNESFTIITNYRQKDRQTRLDL, encoded by the coding sequence ATGGCAATAGAAATTGAAAAAGTATTGATTTGCAGCCTGCTGGTATCCGGAAAAGCGATGGATACCGGCGTGGCAGAACTCCGTCCGGAAATGTTTGAGAATCCGGACCTGGGATTTGTCTTTCAGTGCATCCGGGAAGTATATAACCGGGGAATACAGCCCGATTTCATGATGATCGAGCTGGAGATGCGAAAGACGGACGAAGAACGCTTTACCCGCCTGAACGGCCTTTCGTTCCTGCTCGACTACGTGCGTAACATACGCTATGAAGCGAACACGGAGACGTATATCGCCGAGATCAGGCGTAGGTTCCAGCTACGGGCGCTGAAGAGCCTCTTCGAACAGATGAGCCTGAAGGCGGCCGACGCTTCGGCTCAGCCGGAGCAGATTACGGATGCCCTCGAACAGCAGCTGGCTCGCTTCTATGAACAGTCGCTGACGGACGAACCACTGAAGCCGTTGGAGGAACTGGCGGTCGAGGCGGTCGAGTGGCAACGCTTACGCCGGTCGGGCGACGGCCGGGTGATCCAGATCGCCAGCGGACTGGAGGAATTCGACTATGTGACAGGCGGGTTCCATAAGGGTGAACTGACCATCCTGGGCGGAAGGCCGAGCGACGGTAAGACGGCGGTGGCCCTGCAGATGGCATTGAATATTGCCCGCCAGGGACATCCGGTCTGTTTCTTCAGCCTCGAGATGTCGAGCCTCCAGATCCTGAACCGTGTGCTGACGGGGATGACGGGCATCAATCCGGATTGTCTGCGTGTGGAACTGCCCACCGACCGGGAGATGGCTGAGCTGGAAAGGGCGGTCGGCCTGCTGAAAGGCCTGCCTTTCTACCTCGACTATACGGCGGGATCGAGCCTGGACGCGATCCGGACAAAGGCGATGATGCAGCGGCGGAAAGGGAAGTGCGCCATGATCGTGATCGACTACCTCCACCTGCTGGGCGGAGCCGTCGGGAAAGGGGAAACGACCGAACAGGTGGTGTCTCGCCATGTGCAGGGACTGAAACGGCTGGCTCTCCAGCTGGACTGCCCCATCCTGGCTCTCTCGCAGATGAACCGCGCCTGCGAGACCCGCACCGAACGGGGCGGCATCCCGATCATGAGCGACCTGCGCGACTCGGGCACGATCGAGCAGATAGCCGACTGTGTGACCTTCGTCCACCGTCCAGAGCGGCACGGCATCCTGGAGGACGAGAAAGGAAACAGCCTCAAGGGCGTGGGCCGGCTGTATGTCCTCAAGAACCGCAACGGAGCCACCGGCCTGGCACGTTTCCGCTATAATGAATCATTTACTATTATCACTAACTACCGGCAAAAGGACCGGCAAACACGTTTAGACTTATGA
- a CDS encoding HU family DNA-binding protein, which produces MALIYTLVKRRDMSKGALEGAQLYYAQTSVTKRLDLNTICSRIEKYCTASRGEIILVLDGLIKVMNEALAEGESVHLGEFGSFRMVAGSKGASTPEEFEVSLIKKPRIVFYPGTMLIGTTQNAKFERYVPKKDAESA; this is translated from the coding sequence ATGGCATTGATTTACACCCTCGTAAAGAGACGAGACATGAGCAAGGGCGCTTTGGAAGGAGCCCAGTTGTATTACGCGCAGACCAGCGTTACGAAGCGCCTGGACTTGAACACGATCTGTTCGCGCATCGAGAAGTACTGTACCGCCAGCCGGGGTGAGATTATCCTCGTACTCGACGGTCTGATCAAGGTGATGAACGAGGCCCTGGCAGAAGGCGAATCGGTTCACCTGGGCGAGTTCGGCAGTTTCCGCATGGTAGCCGGCAGCAAGGGGGCCTCCACGCCCGAGGAGTTCGAGGTCTCGCTGATCAAGAAACCCCGCATCGTCTTCTACCCCGGCACGATGTTGATAGGCACCACCCAGAACGCCAAGTTCGAGCGTTATGTGCCGAAGAAGGACGCGGAAAGCGCTTAA
- a CDS encoding glucosaminidase domain-containing protein: MYYTDFIRQYKPLADKAGAHYRLNPVIILAQAAIETGWGESTLATEYHNFFGLTAYGLRNAFWNGTSIELGKYSLKFRVYSCPDDSFLDYARLIREVYPNAAEASYDPVAFALAISYSRYISEVNGDNREEYRNLIVVISDKIGRFLKKGPELFREPNMSNSLKS; the protein is encoded by the coding sequence ATGTACTACACCGACTTTATCAGACAATACAAGCCCCTGGCCGATAAGGCGGGGGCACACTACCGATTGAACCCGGTGATTATCCTCGCCCAGGCGGCTATTGAGACCGGGTGGGGAGAAAGCACCCTGGCTACCGAGTATCATAACTTCTTCGGGCTGACCGCCTATGGGCTGCGGAATGCCTTCTGGAACGGGACGTCGATTGAATTGGGGAAATACTCCCTGAAGTTCCGGGTTTACAGCTGCCCCGACGATTCGTTCCTCGACTATGCCCGCCTGATCCGGGAAGTCTATCCCAACGCTGCTGAAGCCAGTTATGATCCGGTGGCCTTTGCCCTGGCCATCTCCTACAGCCGTTACATCAGTGAAGTCAACGGCGACAACCGCGAAGAATACCGCAACCTGATTGTGGTGATCAGCGACAAGATAGGCCGCTTCCTGAAAAAAGGACCCGAGCTGTTTCGGGAACCCAACATGTCTAATTCACTTAAATCCTAA
- a CDS encoding peptidase U32 family protein, translated as MNEKDFEIMAPVGSYESLMAAIQGGADSIYFGIEGLNMRSRSSNNFTIDDLRKIVAICQEHGLKSYLTVNTVIYGEDLPLMREIIDAAKEAGVSAIIAADVAAMDYANRIGQEVHLSTQLNISNAEALKFYARFADVVVLARELNLDQVYEIYQEIQKQQIRGPKGELIRIEMFAHGALCMAVSGKCYLSLHEMNASANRGACMQICRRAYTVRDKDSDIELDVENQYIMSPKDLKTIHFMNKMMDAGVRVFKIEGRARGPEYVRIVTECYKEAVKAYCEGTFTEEKVARWDERLKMVFNRGFWNGYYLGQRLGEWSSKYGSGATRKKVYVARGIKYFDKIGVAEFEMECGTLKVGDEILITGPTTGAVMQKVEEIRVDLKPVPQTVKGERFSIKVEEKIRPSDRLYVMEVVQPKKEFNA; from the coding sequence TTGAACGAGAAAGATTTTGAAATCATGGCACCGGTGGGTTCGTATGAATCCCTGATGGCGGCCATACAGGGGGGAGCGGATTCGATTTATTTCGGTATTGAAGGATTGAACATGCGCTCCCGCTCTTCGAATAATTTTACAATAGACGACTTACGGAAGATCGTGGCTATCTGTCAGGAACACGGCCTGAAGAGCTACCTGACAGTCAATACGGTGATTTACGGGGAAGACCTGCCCCTGATGCGCGAGATCATCGACGCAGCCAAGGAAGCCGGGGTATCGGCGATCATCGCCGCCGATGTGGCAGCCATGGATTATGCCAACCGGATCGGGCAGGAAGTCCACCTGTCTACCCAGCTGAATATCTCGAACGCGGAGGCACTGAAGTTTTATGCCCGCTTCGCGGATGTGGTGGTATTGGCCCGTGAGTTGAACCTCGACCAGGTGTATGAGATTTATCAGGAGATACAGAAACAGCAGATCAGGGGGCCGAAAGGCGAGCTGATCCGGATTGAGATGTTTGCCCACGGGGCTTTGTGCATGGCGGTGTCGGGCAAGTGTTACCTGAGCCTGCATGAGATGAACGCTTCCGCCAACCGGGGCGCCTGCATGCAGATCTGTCGCCGGGCCTATACGGTACGAGACAAGGACAGCGATATCGAGCTGGATGTCGAGAACCAGTATATCATGTCGCCGAAAGACCTGAAGACCATCCATTTCATGAATAAGATGATGGATGCCGGCGTGCGTGTTTTCAAGATTGAGGGCCGGGCCCGCGGACCGGAGTATGTGCGTATCGTGACGGAGTGTTACAAGGAAGCCGTGAAGGCCTACTGCGAGGGCACGTTTACGGAAGAGAAGGTGGCCCGCTGGGACGAACGGCTGAAGATGGTCTTCAACCGGGGCTTCTGGAACGGGTATTACCTGGGGCAGCGCCTGGGTGAGTGGAGCAGCAAATACGGCTCGGGAGCTACGCGCAAGAAGGTGTATGTAGCCCGGGGCATCAAATACTTCGACAAGATCGGCGTGGCCGAGTTCGAAATGGAATGCGGCACCCTGAAGGTAGGCGACGAGATTCTGATTACGGGACCGACAACCGGTGCCGTGATGCAGAAGGTAGAAGAAATACGGGTGGATCTGAAACCCGTGCCGCAGACCGTCAAAGGAGAACGCTTCTCGATCAAGGTAGAAGAAAAGATACGTCCGTCTGACCGGCTGTATGTCATGGAAGTGGTTCAGCCCAAAAAAGAATTCAACGCATGA
- a CDS encoding acyl-CoA thioesterase has product MKMYVYQHEDKVRDYECDLQGVVNNANYLHYMEHTRHEFLLSLGENFSDLHDRGMDLFVARIEIQLKHSLRSGDRYLSCLNARKDGVKLVMSQDIYKLPEMEIVSRGTVDCVLVENGRLSRGEYFDELLSRIGNRTGKEHE; this is encoded by the coding sequence ATGAAAATGTACGTCTATCAGCACGAAGACAAGGTGCGCGATTATGAATGCGACCTGCAGGGCGTGGTGAATAACGCGAACTACCTGCATTACATGGAGCATACCCGCCATGAGTTCCTGCTCTCATTGGGCGAGAACTTCAGCGACCTGCACGACCGGGGGATGGATCTCTTCGTGGCCCGGATCGAGATACAGCTCAAACACTCCCTGCGGAGTGGCGACCGTTACCTCTCCTGCCTGAATGCGAGGAAGGACGGGGTGAAGCTGGTGATGAGCCAGGATATTTACAAGCTGCCCGAGATGGAAATTGTTTCACGTGGCACAGTCGACTGTGTCCTCGTCGAGAACGGGCGGCTCTCGCGCGGCGAGTACTTCGACGAGTTACTCAGCCGCATCGGTAACCGAACAGGAAAAGAACATGAATGA
- the dprA gene encoding DNA-processing protein DprA has protein sequence MNDTILYTIALTMVNGVGGVLSRQLLQALGDARAVFQEKKQLLERIPGIGSVLAAEITNPEVLRRAEQEVRFIDDAGITVLVCGDEAYPFRLRECPDAPLVLYYKGKGNLNARHAVSVVGTRHATRYGQEMTAALLDDLAALYPDTLIVSGLAYGIDIAAHRQALAGGLPTVGVLAHGLDRIYPPAHRQTAIAMLEQGGLLTDFPSGTNPDRPNFLKRNRIIAGLTEATLVIESAEKGGSLVTAGLALSYGRDVFACPGRIGDLYSAGCNQLIRRQSAALITSARDLVDALGWQQQDAFPAARQTELLFAETDSPEIQRVLEALQGGGELHIDQLSLQTGFTIQQLTALLFELEMDGRIASLPGNRYHLR, from the coding sequence ATGAATGATACGATTTTGTATACCATTGCCTTGACTATGGTGAATGGAGTGGGAGGAGTCCTCTCCCGTCAGTTATTGCAAGCCCTGGGCGATGCCCGGGCCGTTTTTCAGGAAAAGAAACAGCTGCTCGAACGGATTCCCGGCATCGGGTCCGTCCTGGCAGCCGAAATCACCAATCCGGAGGTGTTGCGGCGGGCCGAACAGGAGGTCCGCTTTATCGACGACGCCGGGATTACCGTCCTGGTATGCGGGGATGAGGCTTATCCGTTCCGCCTCCGGGAATGTCCGGATGCCCCCCTGGTACTATATTATAAAGGTAAGGGAAACCTGAATGCCCGTCATGCCGTCAGTGTGGTGGGTACCCGCCATGCGACCCGTTACGGTCAGGAGATGACAGCGGCGCTGTTGGACGACCTGGCGGCACTCTATCCCGACACACTGATCGTCAGCGGACTGGCTTATGGTATTGATATTGCCGCCCACCGGCAGGCGTTAGCCGGCGGACTTCCTACGGTAGGGGTTTTGGCTCATGGCCTGGACCGTATCTATCCGCCGGCTCACCGCCAGACGGCAATCGCGATGCTGGAGCAGGGAGGACTGCTGACCGACTTCCCCAGCGGAACGAATCCCGACCGCCCGAATTTCCTCAAACGCAACCGGATCATTGCCGGACTGACCGAAGCCACCCTGGTGATCGAGTCGGCCGAAAAAGGCGGCTCCCTCGTGACCGCCGGTCTGGCCCTCTCGTACGGCCGTGACGTGTTTGCCTGTCCGGGGCGTATCGGCGACCTCTATTCGGCAGGCTGCAACCAGCTGATCCGCCGGCAGAGTGCCGCTCTCATTACCTCGGCCCGGGATCTTGTCGACGCGTTGGGCTGGCAGCAGCAAGACGCTTTCCCCGCAGCGCGGCAGACCGAACTCCTCTTTGCCGAAACCGATTCGCCCGAGATACAGCGGGTGCTCGAAGCCCTGCAGGGCGGAGGCGAGCTCCATATCGACCAGCTCTCGCTGCAGACGGGGTTCACCATCCAGCAGCTCACCGCCCTCCTTTTCGAACTCGAGATGGACGGCCGTATCGCTTCCCTTCCCGGCAACCGGTATCACCTGCGGTAG
- the pckA gene encoding phosphoenolpyruvate carboxykinase (ATP) produces the protein MANLDLSKYGITDVKEILHNPSYEVLFAEETKDGLEGYEKGQVTELGAVNVMTGIYTGRSPKDKFFVKNEASENTVWWTSDEYKNDNKPCSEAAWADLKAKAVKELSGKRLFVMDTFCGANPATRLKVRFIMEVAWQAHFVKNMFIRPTEEELANYGEPDFVSFNAAKAKVDNYKELGLNSETATVFNLKTNEQVILNTWYGGEMKKGIFSIMNYLNPLRGIASMHCSANTNMEGTDTAIFFGLSGTGKTTLSTDPKRKLIGDDEHGWDDEGVFNYEGGCYAKVINLDKESEPDIYNAIKRDALLENVTVDANGKIDFADKSVTENTRVSYPIYHINNIVKPVSKGPHAHQVIFLSADAFGVLPPVSILNAEQAKYYFLSGFTAKLAGTERGITEPTPTFSACFGAAFLSLHPTKYAEELVKKMEKVGAKAYLVNTGWNGTGKRISIRDTRGIIDAILDGSIDKAPTKTIPYFNFVVPTELPGVDPKILDPRDTYDCACKWEEKAKDLAARFIKNFAKFTGNEAGKALVAAGPQL, from the coding sequence ATGGCAAATTTAGATTTAAGCAAGTACGGTATTACCGATGTGAAGGAAATTTTGCATAATCCTTCTTATGAAGTACTGTTCGCCGAAGAAACTAAAGATGGTTTGGAAGGTTACGAAAAAGGACAGGTAACTGAATTAGGTGCTGTAAACGTGATGACTGGTATCTACACCGGCCGTTCTCCTAAAGATAAATTCTTCGTTAAGAATGAAGCCAGCGAAAACACTGTATGGTGGACTTCTGACGAATACAAGAACGATAACAAACCATGTTCTGAAGCTGCATGGGCTGATTTGAAGGCTAAAGCTGTTAAAGAATTGTCAGGCAAGCGTCTGTTCGTAATGGATACATTCTGTGGTGCTAACCCGGCTACTCGTCTGAAAGTACGTTTCATCATGGAAGTTGCATGGCAGGCTCACTTCGTTAAGAACATGTTCATCCGTCCGACAGAAGAAGAACTGGCTAACTACGGAGAACCTGATTTCGTATCATTCAACGCTGCTAAGGCAAAAGTTGACAACTACAAGGAATTAGGTCTGAACTCTGAAACAGCTACTGTATTTAACTTGAAGACAAACGAACAGGTTATCCTGAACACTTGGTACGGTGGTGAAATGAAGAAGGGTATCTTCTCAATCATGAACTACCTGAACCCGTTGCGTGGTATCGCTTCAATGCACTGTTCAGCTAACACCAACATGGAAGGTACTGACACAGCTATCTTCTTCGGTCTGTCTGGTACAGGTAAGACTACTTTGTCAACTGACCCGAAACGTAAGTTGATCGGTGATGACGAACACGGATGGGACGACGAAGGCGTATTCAACTACGAAGGTGGTTGCTATGCTAAGGTTATCAACTTGGATAAGGAATCTGAACCGGATATCTACAACGCTATCAAACGTGACGCTTTGCTGGAAAACGTAACAGTTGATGCGAACGGTAAGATCGACTTCGCTGATAAGAGCGTAACTGAAAATACGCGTGTATCTTATCCTATCTATCACATCAACAACATCGTTAAGCCGGTTTCTAAAGGTCCTCACGCTCATCAGGTAATCTTCCTGTCAGCTGATGCCTTCGGTGTATTGCCTCCAGTATCTATCCTGAACGCAGAACAGGCTAAGTACTACTTCTTGTCAGGATTTACTGCTAAGTTGGCTGGTACAGAACGTGGTATCACTGAACCGACTCCTACATTCTCAGCTTGCTTCGGTGCTGCTTTCTTGAGCTTGCATCCTACAAAATATGCTGAAGAATTGGTTAAGAAGATGGAAAAGGTGGGTGCTAAGGCTTACTTGGTTAACACTGGTTGGAACGGTACTGGCAAGCGTATCTCTATCCGCGATACTCGTGGTATCATCGACGCTATCCTGGACGGTTCTATCGACAAGGCTCCGACTAAGACTATCCCGTACTTCAATTTCGTAGTTCCGACAGAATTGCCGGGTGTTGATCCGAAGATCCTGGATCCGCGCGATACTTACGACTGCGCTTGCAAGTGGGAAGAAAAAGCAAAAGACCTGGCTGCTCGCTTCATCAAGAACTTCGCTAAGTTCACTGGTAACGAAGCTGGTAAGGCTCTGGTTGCTGCTGGTCCGCAATTGTAA